A single genomic interval of Lathyrus oleraceus cultivar Zhongwan6 chromosome 7, CAAS_Psat_ZW6_1.0, whole genome shotgun sequence harbors:
- the LOC127103343 gene encoding very-long-chain 3-oxoacyl-CoA reductase-like protein At1g24470 has protein sequence MHHHEALFIFFPFLLGLTLTLNYLTKLTTWIFKTCLRSEKNLLKTYGSWALITGATDGIGKALSHQLAQRGLNLILVSRNSKKLETVRNEIKTKHSHVQVKTVAIDFSGEFSAGLEEIEALARDLGLGVVINNVGITYPKAMFFHEVEEETWMKIVRVNIESTTRITKAVLGGMMERRKGTIVNIGSGAAVVVPSHPLFTIYAATKAYVDQFSRSLHMEYKQYGIHVQCQVPLYVATNMVSRVASIGRDSLFIPTPEGYARAAIRKIGYEPRCTPYWAHTIQWAFARLIPDKLLDYWRMSIGLRRRNCKD, from the exons ATGCATCATCATGAAGCACTATTCATCTTCTTCCCATTCCTCCTTGGTTTAACCCTAACACTCAACTACCTCACCAAACTCACCACATGGATCTTCAAAACCTGTCTCCGATCGGAGAAAAACCTCCTCAAAACCTACGGTTCATGGGCTCTAATCACCGGAGCAACCGACGGAATCGGAAAAGCCTTATCCCACCAGTTAGCACAAAGAGGCCTCAACCTCATCCTCGTAAGCAGAAATTCAAAGAAGCTCGAAACAGTTAGAAAcgaaatcaaaacaaaacactcTCACGTTCAGGTCAAAACCGTCGCGATCGACTTCTCCGGCGAGTTTTCTGCCGGTCTTGAGGAAATAGAAGCTTTGGCTAGGGACTTGGGTCTTGGAGTTGTGATCAACAATGTTGGAATCACTTACCCTAAGGCTATGTTCTTCCATGAAGTGGAAGAGGAAACGTGGATGAAGATTGTTAGGGTTAACATTGAAAGTACAACGAGAATAACGAAAGCGGTTTTGGGTGGAATGATGGAAAGGAGAAAGGGTACCATCGTAAATATTGGATCTGGTGCTGCGGTGGTTGTGCCTTCACATCCTCTCTTTACAATCTATGCTGCAACTAAAGC TTATGTAGATCAATTTTCGAGATCTTTACACATGGAGTACAAACAATATGGAATTCACGTGCAATGTCAG GTACCACTGTATGTTGCGACGAACATGGTATCAAGAGTAGCATCTATTGGAAGAGATTCTTTATTCATACCAACACCAGAAGGTTATGCTAGAGCAGCTATTCGTAAAATCGGGTATGAACCAAGATGCACACCTTATTGGGCTCACACAATTCAATGGGCCTTTGCTCGCTTAATCCCGGACAAACTTCTCGACTATTGGCGTATGTCCATTGGTTTACGACGCAGGAATTGCAAGGACTAG